The following are from one region of the Sulfurimicrobium lacus genome:
- the guaA gene encoding glutamine-hydrolyzing GMP synthase has protein sequence MSHQKILILDFGSQYTQLIARRVRESSVYCELHPYDVSPEFIRDFKPQGIILSGGPSSVYEEETPRAPDVVFDLGVPVLGICYGMQTMAAQLGGTVENASHREFGYAEVRAQGHSALLRDIQDRGNEEGHGLLDVWMSHGDKVTALPAGFKVICSNAATPIAGMADEARHFYGVQFHPEVTHTLQGKALFERFVHDICGCGYDWNMPDYVEEAIGRIRSEVGSDEVILGLSGGVDSSVVAALLHRAIGTQLTCVFVDNGLLRLNEAEQVMKTFADNLGVKVIHVDASGEFMKHLTGVIDPEQKRKIIGREFVEVFQRESAKLPNAKWLAQGTIYPDVIESAGAKNNKAHAIKSHHNVGGLPETLHLKLLEPLRELFKDEVRELGIALGLPHDMVYRHPFPGPGLGVRILGEVKFEYAELLRRADAIFIEELRASGWYEKTSQAFAVFLPVKSVGVMGDGRTYDYVVALRAVQTQDFMTAHWAELPYTLLGKVSNRIINEVRGINRVVYDISGKPPATIEWE, from the coding sequence ATGTCCCACCAGAAAATCCTCATCCTCGACTTCGGTTCCCAATACACCCAGCTGATCGCCCGCCGCGTGCGCGAATCCAGCGTTTATTGCGAGCTGCATCCCTACGACGTCAGCCCCGAGTTCATCCGCGACTTCAAACCGCAGGGCATCATCCTTTCCGGCGGTCCTTCCTCGGTGTATGAGGAAGAAACGCCGCGTGCGCCGGATGTGGTATTCGATCTCGGCGTGCCGGTGCTGGGTATCTGCTACGGCATGCAGACCATGGCTGCGCAATTGGGCGGCACGGTGGAAAACGCTTCGCATCGCGAATTCGGTTATGCCGAGGTGCGTGCCCAGGGGCATTCCGCTTTGTTGCGCGACATTCAGGACCGCGGCAACGAGGAAGGCCACGGCTTGCTCGACGTGTGGATGAGCCACGGAGACAAGGTGACTGCGCTGCCGGCCGGCTTCAAGGTGATCTGCTCCAATGCCGCCACCCCGATCGCCGGCATGGCGGACGAGGCGCGCCACTTCTACGGCGTGCAGTTCCACCCCGAAGTTACGCATACCCTGCAAGGCAAGGCCTTGTTCGAACGCTTCGTGCACGATATCTGCGGCTGCGGCTACGACTGGAACATGCCGGATTATGTCGAGGAGGCCATCGGCAGGATTCGTTCCGAAGTGGGTTCCGACGAGGTTATTCTGGGCCTTTCCGGCGGCGTGGATTCGTCGGTGGTGGCAGCGCTGCTGCACCGCGCCATCGGCACGCAGCTCACCTGCGTGTTCGTGGATAACGGTCTGCTGCGCCTGAATGAAGCCGAGCAGGTCATGAAGACGTTTGCCGATAATCTCGGCGTCAAGGTCATTCATGTCGATGCCAGCGGCGAATTCATGAAGCACCTGACCGGGGTGATCGATCCGGAACAGAAACGCAAGATCATCGGGCGCGAATTCGTCGAAGTATTTCAGCGCGAGTCGGCCAAGCTGCCGAATGCCAAATGGCTGGCGCAGGGCACTATCTACCCGGACGTGATCGAATCGGCCGGCGCAAAGAACAACAAGGCACACGCGATCAAGTCGCACCACAATGTCGGCGGGCTGCCGGAAACCTTGCACCTGAAGCTGCTGGAACCCCTGCGCGAGCTGTTCAAGGACGAAGTGCGTGAACTGGGCATCGCGCTGGGACTGCCGCACGACATGGTGTACCGCCATCCCTTCCCGGGGCCAGGCCTTGGGGTGCGCATCCTGGGCGAGGTCAAGTTCGAATACGCCGAGTTGCTGCGCCGCGCCGATGCCATTTTCATCGAGGAATTGCGTGCTTCCGGCTGGTACGAGAAAACCTCGCAGGCTTTTGCCGTGTTCCTGCCGGTCAAGTCGGTTGGGGTGATGGGCGACGGGCGCACGTACGACTACGTGGTGGCGCTGCGCGCCGTGCAGACGCAGGACTTCATGACCGCGCACTGGGCCGAGTTGCCTTACACTTTGCTGGGCAAGGTCTCCAACCGCATCATCAACGAAGTGCGCGGGATCAATCGCGTGGTGTACGATATTTCCGGCAAGCCACCGGCAACCATCGAGTGGGAATGA
- a CDS encoding carbonic anhydrase translates to MSALKSSLIAVLIACLPLGAGAAARYGVAAKHAAAMPASESEQLQGIVSNLLQDNEDFVKNHNAAYYKPLIAGQTPRATVVTCSDSRVHTQAFDKTPDGDLFMVRNIGNQLVTAEGSVEYGVHHLHTPLLIFVGHSSCGAINAASGNYAKESSAIRRELKSIRIAKGVANADGVRTNVNNQVAAALKKFAHEVKQGDLTVIGAVYDFANDFGQGFGKLNVINLNGETDRARIKASKLIAGAAVRENPAAGKHSITSGGEAPRQPRAVNADSAAYSYP, encoded by the coding sequence ATGTCGGCGTTGAAAAGCAGCCTGATCGCCGTCCTGATAGCCTGCCTGCCGCTTGGCGCCGGTGCGGCGGCTAGGTATGGCGTAGCCGCGAAGCACGCTGCGGCAATGCCGGCCTCCGAGTCCGAGCAGCTCCAGGGCATAGTCAGCAATCTGCTGCAGGACAACGAGGATTTTGTCAAAAACCATAATGCCGCGTATTACAAGCCGCTCATCGCCGGCCAGACGCCGCGCGCCACCGTCGTGACCTGCTCCGATTCGCGGGTGCACACCCAGGCGTTCGACAAGACCCCCGACGGCGACCTGTTCATGGTGCGCAACATCGGCAACCAGCTGGTGACCGCCGAGGGCTCGGTCGAATACGGGGTGCATCATTTGCATACGCCGTTGCTGATTTTTGTCGGCCACTCTTCCTGCGGCGCGATCAATGCCGCTTCCGGCAACTATGCCAAGGAATCCAGCGCTATCCGGCGCGAACTTAAAAGCATCAGGATAGCCAAGGGTGTAGCCAATGCAGATGGTGTGCGCACCAACGTGAACAATCAAGTGGCTGCTGCCTTGAAGAAATTCGCACATGAGGTGAAGCAGGGAGACCTGACCGTGATCGGTGCGGTATATGACTTTGCCAATGATTTCGGACAGGGCTTCGGAAAACTCAACGTGATCAATCTGAACGGCGAGACCGACAGAGCAAGAATCAAGGCCAGCAAACTAATTGCCGGCGCGGCCGTGCGGGAGAATCCTGCAGCAGGCAAACATTCAATCACAAGCGGTGGTGAGGCGCCCCGTCAGCCCAGGGCGGTCAATGCCGATTCGGCTGCGTATTCTTACCCCTAG
- a CDS encoding ATP-binding protein, producing MFARNMKLSVGAGFALVLALMVTLTVIGLKQMDAINSRLEAIVEKNNVKIELATSMRDALRERAIGMHTIVVLEDPFAQDDELQRFYEYGTIFTKARQKLHTMISNNDEAIVLDSIDNLTSITQPIVIRTIERATDHDSASALELLISQAIPIQKKLLHELDDLLKLQRDASRKAAEEAAQSYDQTELLMIMLGASAAFLGIIIAIVVIRRAAQQALEIEKGQLKFKTLFDTNSDGIVLMDQDHFADCNPAALRMFQVASPQQFTHMSPTDLGPPQQADGTDTRSYAKTHIRQAMEAGHCYFEWRGKRADGTIFPAEIALHSMTLDNQVITQAIIRDITERKLAEETLKKAYDAALDASKLKSEFVANVSHEIRTPMNGITGMISLLLDTPLSPQQRDYAETISQSAEALLTIINDILDFSKIEAGKLELDLIDFDLRETVDGIRKLFTPRTQHKGLQLTCHIEAALPPLLHGDPGRLRQILANLTDNAIKFTDQGEIVIDAHLQEETQRDIVVRLEVRDTGIGIAPQTASRLFQSFSQADGSTTRKYGGTGLGLAISKQLVELMDGAIGMESEPGKGSRFWFTVRLAKQNCSANIAERLAEPPARTRQGTVPQSLHVLVAEDNSVNRKVIQHMLERFGISPEIAVNGHEAVQAASRSHFDLILMDCQMPELDGFEATAEIRRMEHHKGTRQPIVAMTANAMPGDQERCLAGGMDDYLVKPLKPEFLEDILLRFAPPLSATHAAIDMARLNSTLGMDQAFQREMIVLYLTTTRPLLARIAAALADKDATSCQRAAHEIKGASSYIAATDMALNARNMEHAAQVEDWEGVELNLKRMETALDAVAQQAEELLP from the coding sequence ATGTTTGCGCGCAACATGAAGTTAAGCGTCGGTGCTGGCTTTGCACTGGTGCTAGCCCTGATGGTCACTCTCACGGTTATTGGCCTGAAACAGATGGATGCCATAAACAGCCGACTGGAAGCGATTGTCGAAAAAAACAACGTCAAGATCGAACTCGCCACCAGCATGCGTGACGCCCTGCGCGAGCGCGCCATCGGTATGCATACCATCGTGGTGCTAGAGGATCCGTTCGCCCAAGACGATGAACTGCAGCGCTTTTACGAATACGGCACCATCTTCACCAAGGCGCGGCAAAAACTGCATACCATGATATCCAATAACGACGAAGCAATCGTGCTGGACAGCATCGACAACCTTACTTCGATCACCCAGCCAATCGTTATCCGAACCATCGAGCGCGCAACCGATCACGACAGTGCATCAGCACTGGAGTTACTGATCTCGCAGGCGATCCCGATTCAGAAAAAACTGCTGCATGAACTGGATGATTTGCTCAAGCTCCAGCGCGATGCTAGTCGCAAAGCTGCTGAAGAAGCCGCGCAATCGTATGACCAGACCGAATTGCTCATGATTATGCTCGGCGCCTCTGCTGCCTTTCTGGGGATAATAATCGCCATCGTGGTCATCCGGCGTGCAGCCCAGCAGGCGCTTGAGATTGAGAAGGGACAACTGAAGTTCAAGACGCTGTTCGACACCAACTCGGATGGGATTGTGTTGATGGACCAGGATCATTTCGCCGACTGCAACCCTGCTGCTTTGCGCATGTTCCAGGTCGCTTCGCCCCAGCAATTCACCCATATGTCGCCAACCGACCTCGGGCCGCCGCAACAAGCAGACGGAACGGACACCCGCTCCTACGCCAAGACCCATATCCGTCAGGCAATGGAGGCGGGACACTGTTATTTCGAGTGGCGAGGAAAAAGAGCCGATGGGACAATTTTCCCGGCCGAAATCGCCTTGCACTCCATGACGCTGGACAACCAGGTCATTACCCAGGCAATTATCCGCGACATTACCGAACGCAAACTTGCGGAGGAAACCCTTAAGAAAGCCTATGACGCGGCCCTCGACGCATCGAAGCTGAAATCGGAATTCGTCGCCAACGTCAGCCACGAAATTCGTACACCGATGAATGGCATCACCGGCATGATCAGCCTCCTGCTCGATACGCCGCTATCTCCTCAGCAACGCGATTATGCCGAAACCATCAGCCAGTCCGCGGAAGCGCTTCTGACCATCATCAACGACATTCTCGATTTCTCTAAAATCGAAGCGGGCAAGCTCGAACTCGACCTCATCGACTTCGATCTCCGCGAAACCGTGGATGGGATCAGGAAGCTTTTTACTCCTCGCACACAGCACAAGGGCCTGCAGTTAACCTGCCACATCGAAGCGGCGCTCCCTCCCCTGCTGCACGGCGACCCAGGCCGACTACGGCAGATTCTCGCGAATCTGACAGACAATGCAATCAAGTTCACCGATCAAGGGGAAATCGTCATCGACGCCCACCTGCAAGAGGAGACGCAGCGCGACATCGTCGTGCGCCTCGAAGTACGCGACACAGGCATCGGCATTGCGCCGCAAACTGCCTCCCGGCTGTTCCAATCCTTCTCGCAAGCCGATGGCTCGACTACGCGCAAATATGGCGGCACCGGGCTGGGCCTGGCCATTTCAAAACAACTGGTCGAACTCATGGACGGAGCAATCGGCATGGAAAGCGAGCCCGGGAAAGGCAGTCGATTCTGGTTCACGGTGCGACTGGCAAAGCAAAACTGCTCAGCCAACATCGCAGAACGACTTGCTGAACCACCCGCGCGGACGAGGCAGGGCACAGTCCCCCAATCCTTACACGTGTTGGTTGCGGAAGATAACAGTGTCAATCGGAAAGTGATCCAGCACATGCTTGAGCGTTTCGGCATATCGCCCGAAATCGCTGTAAATGGGCATGAGGCGGTGCAAGCGGCCAGCCGTTCTCACTTCGACCTGATTCTGATGGACTGCCAAATGCCGGAACTTGATGGCTTCGAGGCCACAGCAGAAATTCGCCGTATGGAACATCACAAAGGCACTCGCCAGCCTATTGTCGCCATGACCGCCAATGCCATGCCAGGCGATCAAGAGCGCTGCCTCGCCGGCGGCATGGACGACTACCTGGTTAAGCCGCTCAAGCCGGAATTTCTGGAAGATATCCTGTTACGTTTCGCGCCACCATTATCAGCGACGCATGCCGCTATCGATATGGCACGCCTCAATTCAACGCTGGGCATGGATCAGGCATTCCAACGCGAGATGATCGTGCTCTACCTGACAACAACCCGCCCATTGCTGGCAAGAATAGCCGCTGCCCTTGCCGACAAGGATGCCACATCCTGCCAGCGCGCTGCTCACGAAATCAAGGGGGCATCCAGTTACATCGCTGCAACCGACATGGCACTCAATGCCCGCAACATGGAACACGCTGCTCAAGTCGAAGATTGGGAGGGTGTTGAACTAAATTTGAAGCGTATGGAAACCGCCCTCGATGCCGTGGCACAACAGGCCGAGGAACTTTTACCATGA
- a CDS encoding patatin-like phospholipase family protein, whose protein sequence is MALFAVVLFVMAGCAVAPKSKVVEPPTVVVAPKIALVLGGGAARGFAHVGVIKTLEAHGIVPQIVVGTSAGSVVGALYAGGYSGFDLQTISFQMDEGSVGDWVMPDRGFIKGEQLQNFVNRALHNKPIERLGKTFAAVATDLRSGEQAVFRRGNTGMAVRASSSVPGVFQPVTINGREYVDGGLTSPVPVKVARSLGADIVIAVDISSKPANAKVNDSLDVLLQTFSIMGQSISQYELAQADVVIRPNTAGIGSTDFEQKHQAIMEGERAALAALPLIRSLIQRGAGK, encoded by the coding sequence TTGGCGCTGTTTGCAGTTGTTTTATTTGTAATGGCAGGGTGTGCGGTTGCACCGAAAAGCAAGGTAGTGGAGCCCCCAACAGTGGTGGTTGCGCCCAAGATTGCATTGGTGCTGGGAGGCGGCGCCGCACGCGGCTTCGCTCATGTCGGCGTGATCAAGACGCTTGAAGCGCACGGGATCGTGCCGCAAATCGTGGTGGGCACGAGTGCCGGCAGTGTGGTCGGGGCGCTTTACGCGGGCGGTTACAGCGGTTTCGATTTGCAAACAATCTCTTTCCAGATGGATGAAGGGAGCGTGGGGGATTGGGTCATGCCTGACAGGGGATTCATAAAAGGCGAACAGCTGCAGAATTTTGTCAACCGCGCTTTGCATAACAAGCCGATCGAGCGTTTGGGCAAGACTTTTGCCGCCGTCGCGACCGATCTTCGCAGCGGTGAGCAGGCGGTATTCAGGCGCGGCAATACCGGCATGGCAGTACGGGCTTCCAGCAGTGTTCCGGGCGTATTTCAGCCGGTCACCATCAATGGGCGGGAGTATGTGGACGGAGGGCTTACCAGCCCGGTGCCGGTAAAAGTGGCGCGCAGCCTGGGGGCGGACATCGTGATTGCGGTGGATATATCCAGCAAGCCCGCCAATGCCAAGGTCAACGATTCGCTGGATGTCCTGTTGCAAACGTTCAGCATCATGGGGCAGAGCATCAGCCAGTACGAACTAGCGCAGGCTGACGTGGTGATTCGTCCCAATACGGCCGGAATCGGCTCAACGGATTTCGAACAGAAGCATCAGGCGATTATGGAAGGGGAGAGGGCCGCGCTCGCCGCGCTGCCCCTTATTCGCTCGCTAATCCAGCGGGGGGCTGGAAAGTAA
- a CDS encoding C40 family peptidase, which translates to MSIFKTAIFGYLFCAASIAWAQEPVETTNSAAEPVASTLQTRQAAGVSEMLNYALNLIGVNYKYGGAQPTTGFDCSGYVSHVFRQVAGLSLPHNALAISRQGKQISMKELQPGDLVFFNTLRRSFSHVGIYIGNNRFVHAPSSGGGVEVVSLQDSYWVKHFNGARRILTFQPPAGLASE; encoded by the coding sequence ATGAGTATTTTCAAGACCGCCATTTTCGGATACCTCTTTTGTGCCGCCAGCATCGCGTGGGCACAGGAGCCAGTCGAAACGACCAATTCTGCCGCAGAACCGGTCGCATCCACGCTGCAAACTCGCCAGGCTGCCGGCGTTTCCGAGATGCTCAACTACGCACTCAACCTGATCGGCGTCAACTACAAGTATGGCGGCGCCCAGCCGACCACCGGTTTCGATTGCAGTGGTTACGTCAGCCATGTATTCCGCCAGGTGGCAGGACTTTCGCTGCCCCACAATGCACTGGCCATCAGCCGCCAGGGCAAACAGATTTCAATGAAGGAACTGCAGCCGGGCGACCTGGTGTTTTTCAACACATTGCGCCGCTCCTTCTCGCACGTCGGCATCTATATCGGCAACAACCGCTTCGTGCATGCCCCCAGTTCAGGCGGCGGCGTCGAAGTCGTCAGCCTGCAGGACAGCTACTGGGTCAAGCATTTCAACGGCGCACGCCGTATACTTACTTTCCAGCCCCCCGCTGGATTAGCGAGCGAATAA
- a CDS encoding DUF6781 family protein: MNQPLSTQEITSAVSDSLQQDVGDIRTRVRDLTLRALQNRRLEADQIREVVRAVAQGVSLGAEHRAGEVKLALAAALSGLDDALAKAAQATRLALQELLAKSKDFTDQDLKSALDDLKITEQAFLDTLGQVADAASSKIRQELKDAVEHVRRSGTDTGASVKEALSELGNRLSATLQVSKIAGQEAAHTLNSRLAALASGILAGMAEALREKSEPGQK; this comes from the coding sequence ATGAACCAGCCTCTCAGCACACAGGAAATTACCAGCGCCGTCAGCGATTCGCTACAACAGGATGTCGGCGACATCCGTACCCGGGTTCGTGACTTGACGCTGCGTGCCCTGCAAAACCGCCGCCTTGAAGCCGACCAGATACGCGAGGTGGTGCGCGCCGTGGCTCAGGGCGTGAGTCTTGGAGCGGAGCATCGTGCAGGCGAAGTGAAACTGGCGCTTGCTGCAGCCTTGTCGGGGCTCGACGACGCCTTGGCGAAGGCCGCGCAGGCGACGCGCCTGGCATTGCAGGAGCTGCTCGCTAAAAGCAAGGATTTTACCGATCAGGATCTGAAAAGCGCGCTGGATGATCTCAAGATCACCGAGCAGGCATTCCTCGACACACTGGGTCAGGTGGCCGATGCCGCGAGCAGCAAGATCAGGCAGGAGCTTAAGGATGCGGTAGAGCATGTGCGCCGTTCCGGTACCGATACCGGAGCCAGCGTCAAAGAGGCGCTGAGTGAGTTGGGCAACCGGCTTTCGGCAACTTTGCAGGTGAGTAAAATTGCCGGGCAAGAGGCGGCGCATACCTTAAACAGTCGTTTGGCGGCTTTGGCGAGCGGAATTCTGGCGGGCATGGCAGAAGCCTTGCGGGAAAAGAGCGAACCCGGCCAGAAGTAA
- a CDS encoding ABC1 kinase family protein has translation MLMETLHVMRDLSRLHEIATIFIRYGWGDVARRLGIVSLLERAGRILHWQEAEDIMHLEPAVRVRRALEELGPTFVKLGQVLATRVDMFPPCWIAEFEKLQSEVPPVPFEELLPELLSALGASPLDVFLDVQTTPIAAASIAQVHAAKLKDGSEVVLKIRRPGIRQKIEADLRILAHIANLLESEIPEARRYQPAKITAEFTRSLRRELDLAMEARNIERFATNFAADATVLIPKVYWDWTSEIMNVQQRIVGIQGKDLAAVEAAGLDRELLARRGADVVLKMILIDGYFHADPHPGNVFYLPGNRLALLDFGMVGRLTHERRDQIVDLLAALAQHHEDGMLDVLLEWAGDASVDDAKLAADVGDLSVNYENVPIKDIRLSALLQEITVIMREHSLVLPSDLTLLFKTLITLEGFGRQLDPEFHLISHLTPFVTRVIRERYTPAALFKRGRRSINEMYGLVTSLPRDLGRLIREARRGRFKIDLDLKRLDHFGQQLDRSVNRLTMGIMTASLVIGSSIVMTVKGGPTLFGLPLFGLLGFLLAFFNSVWIILSIWRSNRH, from the coding sequence ATGCTTATGGAAACTCTTCATGTGATGCGGGATCTTTCTCGCCTGCATGAAATCGCAACCATCTTCATCCGCTACGGCTGGGGAGATGTGGCGCGTCGCCTGGGAATCGTTTCCCTGCTGGAGCGGGCGGGGCGCATCCTGCACTGGCAGGAAGCCGAAGACATCATGCATCTCGAACCCGCTGTACGTGTACGGCGGGCGCTTGAAGAACTTGGCCCGACCTTTGTCAAGCTGGGCCAGGTGCTGGCAACCCGAGTGGATATGTTTCCGCCCTGCTGGATTGCCGAGTTCGAGAAGCTGCAGAGCGAAGTCCCGCCCGTGCCGTTTGAGGAATTACTGCCGGAACTGCTCAGCGCGCTAGGCGCATCGCCGCTGGATGTTTTTCTGGACGTGCAGACGACCCCTATTGCCGCGGCGTCCATTGCTCAAGTGCATGCGGCCAAGTTGAAGGATGGCAGTGAAGTCGTCCTGAAAATTCGTCGTCCCGGCATCCGCCAGAAGATCGAAGCCGATCTCCGTATCCTGGCGCATATTGCGAATCTGCTGGAATCCGAAATTCCCGAGGCGCGGCGCTACCAGCCCGCCAAAATCACCGCTGAATTTACCCGCTCGCTGCGCCGCGAGCTCGATCTGGCGATGGAAGCGCGCAATATCGAGCGGTTTGCCACCAATTTCGCTGCCGACGCGACGGTTCTGATTCCCAAGGTTTATTGGGATTGGACCAGCGAGATCATGAACGTGCAGCAACGAATCGTCGGCATTCAGGGCAAGGATCTTGCGGCCGTGGAAGCGGCAGGCCTGGACCGCGAGTTGCTGGCAAGGCGGGGCGCCGACGTAGTACTCAAAATGATCCTGATTGATGGATATTTCCACGCTGATCCTCATCCTGGCAACGTCTTTTACCTCCCCGGAAACCGGCTGGCGTTGCTCGACTTCGGCATGGTGGGCCGCTTGACGCATGAACGGCGCGACCAGATCGTGGACCTGCTTGCCGCGCTGGCTCAACACCACGAAGATGGGATGCTGGACGTGCTGCTGGAATGGGCCGGAGATGCGAGTGTGGACGATGCCAAACTGGCCGCCGATGTGGGCGACCTGTCCGTGAACTATGAAAATGTACCGATCAAGGACATCCGCTTAAGCGCGCTGTTGCAAGAGATTACCGTGATCATGCGCGAGCATTCTCTCGTGTTGCCGTCCGATTTGACCCTGTTGTTCAAGACCTTGATCACACTGGAAGGATTCGGTCGTCAACTGGACCCGGAATTTCACCTGATCAGCCATCTCACTCCTTTTGTGACCAGGGTGATCAGGGAGCGCTACACCCCCGCCGCGTTGTTCAAACGTGGGCGGCGCAGCATCAATGAGATGTACGGGCTAGTCACCAGTTTGCCACGCGATCTGGGGCGCCTCATCCGGGAGGCGCGCCGGGGACGTTTCAAGATCGACCTGGATCTCAAGCGCCTGGACCATTTCGGTCAGCAGCTCGACCGCAGCGTCAACCGCCTCACGATGGGAATCATGACCGCTTCCCTGGTGATCGGCTCCTCGATCGTCATGACCGTGAAAGGCGGACCAACTCTGTTCGGGCTGCCGTTGTTCGGGCTGCTGGGGTTCTTGCTGGCGTTCTTCAACAGCGTGTGGATCATCCTCTCGATCTGGCGCTCGAATCGCCATTAG
- a CDS encoding DUF5610 domain-containing protein has translation MPEEEDSSTINVRLPDQQDYSVARGSSVSTPEVQPGRTKVSTLSETKTQQNSAILEASLEVSIQSKNQPLALLLKSAITGINELLRPQFGDNAIQAAVSEDNTPGGTANRIVSLSTGFYDLFKQQHQGEDANEVLTNFMATIRSGFETGFKEAQAILSGMGVLNGDIASDIDKTRELVQKGYADFEAAMRQSLSGTNNASQATSA, from the coding sequence ATGCCCGAAGAAGAGGATTCATCAACGATCAATGTCCGCCTGCCGGACCAGCAGGACTACAGTGTCGCTCGCGGTTCCAGCGTCAGTACGCCCGAAGTGCAGCCTGGCAGAACGAAGGTATCGACCCTCAGCGAGACCAAGACCCAACAGAATTCCGCTATTCTTGAAGCATCGCTTGAGGTGTCGATCCAGTCAAAAAACCAGCCGCTAGCCTTGCTCCTGAAGTCGGCGATCACCGGGATCAACGAGTTGCTGAGACCGCAATTCGGCGACAATGCCATCCAGGCGGCCGTCAGCGAGGACAACACCCCCGGCGGAACAGCAAATCGCATTGTCTCGCTCTCCACCGGATTTTATGACTTGTTCAAGCAGCAGCATCAGGGCGAGGACGCGAACGAAGTACTGACGAATTTCATGGCCACCATCCGCAGCGGGTTCGAGACAGGGTTCAAAGAGGCGCAAGCGATACTGAGTGGCATGGGCGTCCTTAACGGCGACATTGCCAGCGACATCGACAAGACCCGAGAGCTGGTCCAAAAAGGCTATGCCGACTTTGAGGCCGCAATGCGCCAAAGCTTGTCAGGCACGAATAACGCGAGCCAGGCGACCTCCGCCTGA